Proteins encoded within one genomic window of Saccharopolyspora pogona:
- a CDS encoding cytochrome P450: MTDVLNPVGENSTDVPEYPMARAAGCPFDPPPELRTKQEAGPLAKVRLWDGSMPWLVTRYADQRALLADPRVSADITRPGYPSSAPIRPGSSSISFILMDDPEHARLRRMVTAPFTIKRVEAMRPTVQKIVDDLIDDVLAGPKPVDLVEAFALPVPSLVICQLLGVPYSDHDFFQENSKTIIKRDASPDDRTAALSRLAAYLDDLVGAKLENPGDDLLSRLAERVTAGKLSRQAAAQMGVLLLIAGHETTANMIALGTLALLENPDQLAVLRESDDPKLIAGAVEELLRYLHITHNGRRRVALEDIEIAGHVIRAGDGLIMPNDIGNRDPEAFPEPDRLDLTRDARHHVAFGFGVHQCLGQPLARMELQVVYGKLYRRIPTLRLAEDLSQIPFKHDGSVYGVYRLPVTW; this comes from the coding sequence ATGACCGATGTGCTGAACCCGGTTGGCGAGAACTCCACGGACGTCCCGGAGTACCCGATGGCACGGGCGGCGGGCTGCCCGTTCGATCCGCCGCCGGAGCTGCGGACCAAGCAGGAGGCGGGCCCGCTCGCGAAGGTCCGGCTGTGGGACGGCAGCATGCCGTGGCTGGTGACACGCTACGCCGACCAGCGGGCGCTGCTGGCCGACCCGCGGGTCAGCGCCGACATCACCCGCCCCGGCTATCCCAGTTCGGCCCCGATCAGGCCGGGCAGCTCCAGCATCAGCTTCATACTGATGGACGATCCGGAGCACGCGCGGTTGCGGCGGATGGTGACCGCGCCGTTCACCATCAAGCGGGTCGAGGCGATGCGGCCGACCGTGCAGAAGATCGTGGACGACCTGATCGACGACGTGCTGGCCGGCCCGAAGCCGGTGGACCTGGTCGAGGCGTTCGCGCTGCCGGTGCCCTCGCTGGTGATCTGCCAACTACTCGGGGTCCCCTACTCCGACCACGATTTCTTCCAGGAGAACAGCAAGACCATCATCAAGCGGGACGCGAGCCCCGACGACCGGACCGCCGCCCTGAGCCGGCTCGCCGCCTACCTGGACGACCTGGTGGGCGCGAAGCTCGAAAACCCCGGCGACGACCTGCTCTCGCGCTTGGCCGAGCGGGTCACGGCCGGGAAGCTGTCCCGGCAGGCAGCTGCGCAGATGGGTGTGCTGCTCCTGATCGCCGGTCACGAGACCACCGCGAACATGATCGCCCTCGGCACCCTGGCACTGCTGGAGAACCCCGATCAGCTGGCGGTCCTGCGCGAATCCGACGACCCGAAGCTGATCGCCGGGGCGGTCGAAGAACTGCTGCGATACCTGCACATCACGCACAACGGTCGGCGTCGAGTGGCGCTCGAGGACATCGAGATCGCCGGTCACGTCATCCGCGCCGGCGACGGGCTGATCATGCCCAACGACATCGGCAACCGCGATCCCGAGGCCTTCCCCGAACCCGACCGGCTGGACCTGACCCGCGACGCCCGCCACCACGTGGCCTTCGGGTTCGGCGTGCACCAATGCCTCGGGCAGCCGCTCGCGCGCATGGAGCTGCAGGTCGTCTACGGCAAGCTCTACCGCCGCATTCCAACCCTGCGACTGGCCGAGGACCTGTCGCAGATCCCGTTCAAGCACGACGGTTCGGTCTACGGCGTCTACCGCCTGCCGGTGACCTGGTAG
- a CDS encoding class IV adenylate cyclase → MAVEAELKARVGDPETVRARLRERAEEQVQTYRDRYFDWPSGSLDGQGYEVRVRVVETATTTTTVLTFKEPPVHDSGSKPEHETTLADAEPVAALLAMLGLVERIAFEKHCRNFRFTEHGRDMLATLVHVPELDDTFLEVETVVPDKTGVATGLDAVRAVLDSLGITSDDITAEKYTDAVAARRS, encoded by the coding sequence GTGGCGGTCGAGGCAGAACTCAAGGCTCGCGTCGGCGACCCCGAAACGGTCCGGGCGCGGCTCCGCGAACGTGCAGAGGAGCAGGTGCAAACCTACCGCGACCGGTATTTCGACTGGCCGTCCGGCAGTCTCGACGGACAGGGTTACGAGGTCCGTGTGCGCGTGGTGGAAACGGCCACGACAACCACGACCGTGCTCACGTTCAAGGAGCCCCCGGTGCACGACAGCGGGTCGAAACCGGAGCACGAGACCACCCTCGCCGACGCCGAGCCGGTCGCTGCTCTGTTGGCGATGCTCGGGCTGGTGGAGCGCATTGCGTTCGAGAAGCACTGCCGAAACTTCAGGTTCACCGAACACGGCCGCGACATGCTCGCGACTCTGGTGCACGTGCCCGAACTCGACGACACCTTCCTTGAGGTCGAAACCGTCGTCCCAGACAAGACCGGGGTCGCCACCGGTCTCGACGCGGTCCGGGCCGTGCTCGACTCGCTCGGCATCACCAGCGACGACATCACGGCAGAGAAGTACACCGACGCAGTCGCCGCCCGGCGCAGTTAA
- a CDS encoding ferredoxin: MKVTVDEEKCCGAGQCALLAPEVFDQREEDGIVILLDAEPVESLHTSVREAASMCPAAAIELGESS; the protein is encoded by the coding sequence TTGAAGGTGACCGTTGACGAGGAGAAGTGCTGCGGGGCGGGGCAATGCGCGCTGCTCGCCCCCGAGGTGTTCGACCAGCGGGAGGAGGACGGCATCGTGATCCTGCTCGACGCCGAACCGGTCGAGTCGCTGCACACCTCCGTCCGCGAGGCCGCCAGCATGTGCCCGGCCGCCGCGATCGAGCTCGGCGAGAGCTCATGA
- a CDS encoding TetR/AcrR family transcriptional regulator produces the protein MAGRTVRADRVNATREQILTAAERLFAEHGVFAVSNRQVSEAAGQGNNAAVGYHFGTKTDLVRAIARKHAEQIERLRLEMVAEVEGSTEVRDWVACLVCPTTEHLAALGSPTWFARFGAQVMTDPALREIMIDEALTSPSLLQVLDGLNRCLPDLPIDVHLERGDMARQLMVHMCAERERALAEGTATPRLSWHDAAAGLIDAIVGMWLAPVTSRP, from the coding sequence ATGGCCGGGAGGACCGTTCGGGCGGACCGGGTGAACGCGACGCGGGAGCAGATCCTGACTGCGGCGGAACGGCTGTTCGCCGAGCACGGGGTGTTCGCGGTGTCCAACCGCCAGGTCAGCGAGGCCGCGGGGCAGGGCAACAACGCCGCGGTCGGCTACCACTTCGGCACCAAGACCGACCTGGTGCGGGCGATCGCGCGGAAGCACGCCGAGCAGATCGAACGGCTGCGGCTGGAGATGGTCGCCGAGGTCGAGGGCTCCACCGAGGTGCGGGACTGGGTCGCCTGCCTGGTGTGCCCCACCACCGAGCACCTGGCCGCTCTCGGCAGCCCCACCTGGTTCGCCCGGTTCGGCGCCCAGGTGATGACCGACCCGGCGCTGCGCGAGATCATGATCGACGAGGCGCTCACCTCGCCGTCGCTGCTGCAGGTCCTCGACGGGCTCAACCGCTGCCTGCCCGACCTGCCGATCGACGTGCACCTGGAACGCGGCGACATGGCCCGCCAGCTGATGGTCCACATGTGCGCCGAACGCGAACGCGCCCTCGCAGAGGGCACTGCCACGCCGCGGCTGAGCTGGCACGACGCCGCGGCCGGGCTGATCGACGCGATCGTCGGGATGTGGCTGGCACCAGTCACATCACGCCCCTGA
- a CDS encoding cytochrome P450 translates to MAGNVDSERALSYPIPGTAALEPPAEWAQLRQECPVARVTLPSGDGAALLTRYADVKQVLSDPRFTRQLNADGAARISANESGGVFNSSMADSLPQTGDGHQRWRRMVAKWFTARRMTALRPEIEAMADRLIDDMVARGAPADLKADLGFPLPVWVICNMLGVADSDRDKFAYWSDTLLNLTRYRQEEIDAAQAEFVAYMAAHVAAKRADPGADLLSELITATDAEGRGLTDGQLVATGQGLLVAGHETTANMISKMVAMLLSDRRRWEQLLADRTLVRTAVEEALRFDANPGFGMPRYISEEAEVSGTKLPAGTTVVCSMAAANRDATAFDGADEMDLGRNPNPHLAFGAGAHSCLGQALARTELQAVLDVLLRRLPTLELAVAVEDLNRVEGLAVGGLRELPVRW, encoded by the coding sequence ATGGCGGGCAACGTCGATAGCGAACGAGCGCTGAGCTACCCGATCCCCGGCACGGCGGCGCTGGAGCCGCCGGCCGAGTGGGCGCAACTGCGGCAGGAATGCCCGGTCGCGCGGGTGACGCTGCCCAGCGGGGACGGGGCAGCGCTGCTCACCCGCTACGCGGACGTCAAGCAGGTGCTGTCCGACCCGCGGTTCACCCGCCAGCTCAACGCCGACGGCGCGGCCCGGATCTCGGCCAATGAATCGGGCGGGGTGTTCAACAGCTCGATGGCCGACTCGCTGCCCCAGACCGGCGATGGGCACCAGCGGTGGCGACGGATGGTCGCCAAATGGTTCACCGCGCGGCGGATGACCGCGCTGCGGCCCGAGATCGAGGCGATGGCCGATCGCCTCATCGACGACATGGTGGCGCGCGGCGCCCCAGCCGATCTCAAGGCGGACCTGGGTTTCCCGCTGCCGGTGTGGGTCATCTGCAACATGCTCGGCGTTGCGGACAGCGACCGGGACAAGTTCGCGTACTGGTCCGACACGTTGCTCAACCTGACCCGGTACCGGCAGGAGGAAATCGACGCGGCGCAGGCCGAGTTCGTCGCTTACATGGCCGCCCACGTCGCCGCCAAGCGGGCAGACCCCGGTGCGGACCTGCTCAGCGAGCTCATCACGGCCACGGACGCCGAAGGGCGTGGGCTGACCGACGGGCAGCTCGTGGCCACCGGCCAGGGCCTGCTGGTCGCCGGACACGAGACCACCGCGAACATGATCAGCAAGATGGTGGCGATGCTGCTCTCCGACCGGCGGCGGTGGGAGCAGCTGCTCGCCGACCGGACGCTGGTGCGCACGGCGGTGGAGGAAGCGCTGCGGTTCGACGCCAACCCCGGGTTCGGCATGCCGAGGTACATCAGCGAGGAGGCCGAGGTTTCCGGCACCAAGCTGCCCGCGGGCACGACCGTGGTGTGCAGCATGGCCGCGGCCAACCGCGACGCCACGGCCTTCGACGGCGCCGACGAGATGGACCTCGGGCGAAACCCGAACCCCCACCTGGCTTTCGGCGCCGGGGCGCACTCCTGCCTGGGGCAGGCGCTGGCCCGCACCGAACTGCAGGCCGTGCTCGACGTGCTACTCCGGAGGCTTCCCACGCTGGAACTGGCCGTCGCGGTGGAGGACCTGAACCGGGTCGAGGGACTGGCCGTCGGCGGTCTGCGCGAACTCCCGGTGCGGTGGTGA
- a CDS encoding M14 family zinc carboxypeptidase, which translates to MAKSTRIALLSVVVAVLSVLGFVAPSQAAPPGRIGPRPSTAELARKLDELQRRSHGAIEVSAIGKSNQGRPVWSARVGDGPLRVLYVTQQHGEEPLGTPAALEFLREVGVGQSRYQRWLRSQVTVDIVVRANPDGHELNWRYNYAPDAAPEYGEAGKGYDINRYHDPAVAPENNPATEAGLIQRHYAEFQPQIVVDYHMQGRYVDGGGREITASLMWPTNPGVTPSNLELAKQISVVAQRSMTDGGANVSRYPGGDYQGIARNAYGLRGSGSVLIELSDMGPQHEQAQIDSALRSMSAIARSAADGSLGTIDPADADAIPPRGEPIPQAAAAGTHAD; encoded by the coding sequence ATGGCGAAGTCGACGCGCATAGCGCTGCTTTCCGTTGTCGTAGCAGTCCTTTCCGTGCTGGGGTTCGTCGCGCCGTCCCAGGCGGCGCCGCCCGGCCGGATCGGTCCCCGGCCCAGCACCGCCGAGTTGGCCCGGAAGTTGGACGAACTCCAGAGGCGGAGCCACGGCGCGATCGAGGTCTCCGCGATCGGCAAGTCCAACCAGGGCCGGCCGGTGTGGAGCGCGAGGGTTGGCGACGGGCCGCTGCGCGTCCTCTACGTCACCCAGCAGCATGGCGAAGAGCCGCTCGGCACCCCGGCCGCGCTGGAGTTCCTGCGCGAGGTCGGGGTCGGCCAGAGCCGCTACCAGCGCTGGCTGCGGTCGCAGGTGACCGTTGACATCGTGGTGCGGGCCAACCCGGACGGTCACGAGCTGAACTGGCGGTACAACTACGCCCCGGACGCGGCTCCGGAGTACGGCGAAGCGGGCAAGGGTTACGACATCAACCGCTACCACGACCCGGCGGTCGCGCCCGAGAACAATCCCGCTACCGAGGCGGGCCTGATCCAGCGCCACTACGCGGAGTTCCAGCCGCAGATCGTGGTCGACTACCACATGCAGGGCCGCTACGTCGACGGTGGCGGACGCGAGATCACCGCATCGCTGATGTGGCCGACGAACCCGGGCGTTACGCCGAGCAACCTTGAGCTGGCCAAGCAGATCTCGGTGGTGGCGCAGCGGTCGATGACCGATGGCGGGGCGAACGTTTCGCGGTACCCCGGCGGCGACTACCAGGGCATCGCCCGCAACGCCTACGGCCTGCGCGGCAGCGGCAGCGTGCTCATCGAGCTCAGCGACATGGGCCCGCAGCACGAGCAGGCGCAGATCGATTCGGCGCTGAGGTCCATGTCGGCCATCGCGCGGAGCGCGGCCGACGGTTCGCTCGGGACGATCGACCCGGCCGATGCGGACGCGATCCCGCCGCGCGGCGAGCCGATCCCGCAGGCCGCTGCGGCCGGCACGCATGCCGACTGA
- a CDS encoding ferredoxin: MKVTIDQDKCVASGQCVTAAAEVFDQRDEDGIVVLLNANPPVELAADVRQAAVVCPALAITVDE, from the coding sequence ATGAAGGTGACGATCGACCAGGACAAGTGCGTCGCTTCCGGGCAGTGCGTGACGGCCGCCGCGGAGGTATTCGACCAGCGCGACGAGGACGGAATCGTTGTGCTGCTCAACGCGAATCCGCCCGTGGAGCTGGCTGCGGACGTCCGGCAGGCCGCGGTGGTGTGCCCGGCGCTGGCCATCACCGTGGACGAATGA
- a CDS encoding acyl-CoA dehydrogenase family protein, which translates to MTTVDRSREVRIDAAQARQVAEEARESRWDRPSFGKELFLGRLRLDLIDPMPEGQSSPEGEAFLERLREFCETEVDGRQIERDARIPDEVINGLKEIGAFGIKIPAEYGGLGLPAVYYHRALMLVATANPSIGALLSAHQSIGVPQPVKMFGTAEQKRQFLPRCVREITAFLLTEPDAGSDPARLATSAVPSADGRSYTLNGVKLWTTNGVLADLLVVMARVPRSEGHRGGVTAFVVEGDADGITVENRNSFLGLRGIENGVTRLHDVVVPAENRIGREGEGLKIALTTLNTGRLSLPAMCAAAAKWCLLIAREWSAQRVQWGRPIGEHEAISDKVSFIAATAFALEAVLELSGRLADADRHDIRIEAALAKLYASEMSWLIADELVQIRGGRGYETADSLAARGERGVPAEQLLRDLRINRIFEGSSEIMKLLIAREAVDAHLSVAGDIIDPKADLSRKARAAARAGGFYARWLPTLVAGKGQLPGGFGEYGPLAEHLRFVERASRRIARQTFYGMSRWQGKLEHRQLFLGRIVDIGAELYAMSASCVHARSAGQDPSAVELADAFCRQARRRVETLFRQLWHNTDAADRGLAQKVLDGRYSWLEEGILDASSDGPWIAESTPGPSQQDNVRRTVPRT; encoded by the coding sequence ATGACCACAGTGGACAGAAGTCGCGAGGTTCGGATTGACGCCGCGCAGGCCCGGCAGGTGGCCGAGGAGGCCCGCGAATCCCGCTGGGACCGGCCGAGCTTCGGGAAGGAGCTGTTCCTCGGCAGGCTGCGGCTCGACCTGATCGACCCGATGCCCGAGGGCCAGAGCTCACCCGAGGGTGAGGCGTTCCTCGAACGGTTGCGCGAGTTCTGCGAGACGGAGGTCGACGGACGCCAGATCGAACGGGACGCCCGGATCCCGGACGAGGTCATCAACGGCCTGAAGGAAATCGGCGCCTTCGGCATCAAGATTCCCGCGGAGTACGGGGGCCTGGGGCTGCCGGCGGTCTACTACCACCGGGCGCTGATGCTCGTCGCCACGGCCAACCCGTCGATCGGCGCGCTGCTGTCCGCGCACCAGTCCATCGGCGTGCCCCAGCCGGTGAAGATGTTCGGCACCGCCGAGCAGAAGCGGCAGTTCCTGCCGCGCTGCGTCCGCGAGATCACCGCGTTCCTGCTCACCGAGCCCGACGCGGGCAGCGATCCGGCGCGGCTGGCCACCAGCGCGGTGCCGAGCGCGGACGGCCGGAGCTACACGCTCAACGGGGTCAAGCTCTGGACGACCAACGGCGTGCTCGCCGACCTGCTGGTGGTGATGGCGCGGGTGCCGCGCTCTGAGGGGCATCGCGGCGGCGTCACGGCATTCGTCGTCGAAGGCGACGCCGACGGCATCACCGTGGAGAACCGCAATTCGTTCCTCGGGCTGCGCGGCATCGAGAACGGCGTGACCCGCTTGCACGACGTCGTGGTGCCCGCGGAGAACCGGATCGGCCGCGAGGGCGAAGGCCTGAAGATCGCGCTGACCACGCTGAACACCGGGCGCCTGTCGCTGCCCGCGATGTGTGCCGCCGCCGCGAAGTGGTGCCTGCTGATCGCCCGCGAGTGGTCGGCGCAGCGGGTCCAGTGGGGTCGGCCGATCGGCGAGCACGAAGCGATCTCCGACAAAGTCTCCTTCATCGCAGCCACGGCTTTCGCCCTGGAGGCCGTGCTCGAACTCTCCGGCCGGCTGGCCGACGCCGACCGGCACGATATCCGCATCGAAGCGGCCCTGGCCAAGCTCTACGCCTCGGAGATGTCCTGGCTGATCGCCGACGAACTGGTGCAGATCCGCGGCGGGCGCGGCTACGAGACGGCCGACTCGCTGGCCGCGCGGGGCGAGCGCGGGGTGCCCGCCGAGCAGCTCCTGCGCGACCTGCGGATCAACCGGATCTTCGAGGGCTCCAGCGAGATCATGAAGCTGCTGATCGCCCGCGAAGCGGTCGACGCGCACCTGTCGGTGGCGGGCGACATCATCGACCCGAAGGCGGACCTCTCCCGCAAGGCGCGCGCGGCCGCCCGCGCCGGTGGCTTCTACGCGCGTTGGCTGCCGACGCTGGTGGCCGGCAAGGGGCAGCTGCCGGGCGGCTTCGGCGAATACGGGCCGCTGGCCGAGCACCTGCGGTTCGTGGAGCGGGCCAGCCGGCGGATCGCGCGCCAGACCTTCTACGGGATGTCGCGCTGGCAGGGCAAGCTGGAGCACCGGCAGCTGTTCCTGGGCCGCATCGTCGACATCGGCGCGGAGCTCTACGCGATGAGCGCCAGCTGCGTGCACGCCCGCTCGGCAGGCCAGGACCCGTCGGCGGTGGAGCTGGCCGACGCGTTCTGCCGCCAGGCGCGCCGCCGCGTCGAGACGCTGTTCCGGCAGCTCTGGCACAACACCGACGCCGCCGACCGGGGCCTCGCGCAAAAGGTGCTGGACGGCCGCTATTCCTGGCTGGAGGAGGGCATCCTGGACGCCTCTTCGGACGGCCCGTGGATCGCGGAATCAACACCGGGACCGTCACAGCAAGATAACGTCCGCCGGACCGTGCCGCGCACTTGA
- a CDS encoding tyrosine-type recombinase/integrase, which yields MSKQVWAGELPSGNWSARYRHPITRRKQRAGSHPSEDAALAAARKAVREIVRLYSGDPDVSPVSGAPTLAEYAHEAIDALPHVRPSTRKRYHSIARQLAKHFGEHVRVDQIDENSARSVVAAANRAGMSHSTCEGYVTVLGHIINQAGREGYTTARSVDWNVPLPTEVRQQRELLLDDMIGLLTCAMPYHLWVAILISRDTGLRISEVAGLRVQDVNLVRRRLRLVGSVDPDGVWREHTKGHRAGIEIPLTLRLTAALDHHFRNNVRDGQVWVFADADGAPIGIRRLRDAFDRAPVVAGVPDAVWHDMRRTLLTTLSDAGAPLQHLQALAGHASPKTTRNYIQRVRVEDLARWTSTIDGPDMPPEPPTRHLRAALGAFRANLDEIHRQLDERFTTTAARLATAVDQLGGIRRARTSTRRRA from the coding sequence ATGAGTAAGCAGGTATGGGCCGGGGAACTTCCTTCCGGCAACTGGTCCGCCCGGTACCGCCACCCGATCACGCGCCGCAAGCAACGCGCCGGATCGCACCCCAGCGAAGACGCGGCGCTCGCCGCCGCTCGCAAGGCGGTGCGGGAGATCGTTCGCCTCTACAGCGGCGACCCGGACGTCTCGCCGGTCTCCGGTGCGCCGACGTTGGCGGAGTACGCGCACGAGGCGATCGACGCGCTTCCGCACGTGCGCCCGTCGACCCGCAAGCGGTACCACTCGATCGCCCGCCAGCTCGCGAAGCACTTCGGCGAACACGTGCGGGTCGACCAGATCGACGAGAACTCGGCGCGGTCGGTGGTGGCGGCGGCGAACCGGGCGGGGATGTCGCACTCGACGTGCGAGGGATACGTGACGGTGCTCGGCCACATCATCAACCAGGCGGGCCGGGAGGGATACACGACGGCCCGCTCCGTCGACTGGAACGTCCCGCTACCTACCGAAGTGCGCCAGCAGCGGGAACTACTGCTCGACGACATGATCGGGCTGCTGACGTGCGCCATGCCCTATCACCTGTGGGTGGCGATCCTGATCTCCCGCGACACGGGGCTCCGGATCTCCGAGGTCGCCGGGCTCCGGGTGCAGGACGTCAACCTCGTCCGCCGTCGGCTTCGGTTGGTCGGTTCGGTCGACCCTGACGGCGTCTGGCGCGAGCACACCAAGGGGCATCGCGCCGGGATCGAGATTCCGTTGACGCTGCGGCTGACGGCCGCGCTCGATCATCACTTCCGTAACAACGTCCGCGACGGCCAGGTGTGGGTGTTCGCCGACGCCGACGGCGCGCCGATCGGTATCCGGCGACTGCGGGACGCGTTCGACCGGGCGCCGGTGGTGGCGGGCGTTCCTGATGCCGTGTGGCATGACATGCGGCGGACGCTGCTGACGACGTTGTCCGACGCGGGCGCGCCGCTTCAGCACTTGCAGGCGCTCGCCGGGCACGCCAGCCCCAAAACGACACGCAACTACATTCAGCGGGTCCGGGTTGAGGATCTTGCCCGCTGGACGAGCACGATCGACGGGCCGGATATGCCGCCGGAGCCGCCGACGCGGCACCTTCGGGCGGCCCTTGGCGCGTTCCGAGCCAACCTCGACGAGATCCATCGCCAGCTCGACGAGCGGTTCACCACTACCGCCGCCCGCCTGGCGACCGCCGTCGACCAGCTCGGCGGCATCAGGCGAGCCCGCACAAGCACTCGCCGCCGGGCGTGA
- a CDS encoding NAD(P)/FAD-dependent oxidoreductase, which yields MSGPAGVLVVGASAAGLATAEALRRKGYRGGLTLLGAESHPPYDRPPLSKQVLSGTWDTERTRLRQPATLSELDSEIILGDPAVGLDVATRTVRTASGLALSAEAIVVATGLRPRTLPGQGELTGVHVLRTLDDSLALRPALLAASRVVIVGDGVLGTEIAATARKMGAKVTLAGPQQAPLESQFGSSLGNLLGELHAEHGVCLRLGTAVTGLTGRHGRVTGVRLDTGDELPADVVVVAFGATPATEWLAGSGLRVDDGLVCDSRCRAAEGIYGAGDVARWQHDALGTSLRLENRTNATQQANAVAANILGEDQPYVPVPHFWTDQFDTKIQVHGLPNGDAEVTIVDGSTAERRFVARYQHNGKVAGVLGWNMPKQCRLRRQEVVDALSAPVP from the coding sequence ATGAGCGGTCCCGCCGGCGTGCTGGTGGTCGGCGCTTCCGCTGCCGGACTTGCCACCGCAGAGGCGTTGCGGCGCAAGGGATATCGGGGCGGTCTGACCCTGCTGGGGGCCGAGTCGCACCCGCCTTACGACCGGCCACCACTGTCCAAGCAGGTGCTATCCGGAACCTGGGATACCGAGCGGACCCGGCTCCGGCAGCCCGCGACGCTGTCCGAACTGGACTCCGAGATCATCCTCGGTGATCCGGCGGTAGGCCTGGACGTGGCCACACGCACCGTCCGCACCGCGTCCGGGCTTGCCCTGAGCGCCGAAGCGATCGTCGTGGCGACCGGGCTCCGGCCCCGCACGCTTCCCGGCCAAGGCGAACTGACCGGTGTCCACGTGCTGCGCACCCTCGACGATTCCCTGGCCTTGCGGCCTGCCTTGCTGGCCGCTTCGCGTGTCGTCATCGTCGGGGACGGCGTGCTCGGCACCGAAATCGCCGCCACCGCAAGGAAAATGGGCGCGAAAGTGACGCTGGCCGGCCCGCAGCAGGCGCCGCTGGAAAGTCAGTTCGGCTCGTCGCTCGGCAACCTGCTGGGCGAACTGCACGCCGAACACGGGGTCTGCCTGCGGTTGGGCACCGCAGTTACCGGACTGACCGGACGGCACGGCCGGGTCACCGGTGTGCGCCTGGACACCGGCGACGAGCTACCCGCCGACGTGGTCGTGGTGGCGTTCGGAGCCACCCCGGCGACGGAATGGCTGGCCGGCAGCGGACTTCGGGTGGACGACGGGCTCGTGTGCGATTCCCGCTGCCGGGCGGCGGAGGGGATCTACGGCGCAGGGGACGTGGCCCGCTGGCAGCACGACGCGCTCGGCACCTCGCTGCGGCTGGAGAACCGGACCAACGCCACCCAGCAGGCCAACGCCGTGGCCGCCAACATCCTCGGCGAGGACCAGCCCTACGTCCCGGTCCCCCACTTCTGGACCGACCAGTTCGACACCAAGATCCAGGTGCACGGACTTCCCAACGGGGACGCAGAAGTGACCATTGTGGACGGGAGCACGGCGGAGCGGCGATTCGTCGCGCGGTACCAGCACAACGGCAAGGTCGCCGGCGTGCTGGGCTGGAACATGCCCAAGCAATGCCGCCTGCGCCGCCAGGAAGTCGTCGATGCGCTCTCCGCGCCGGTCCCGTGA
- a CDS encoding XRE family transcriptional regulator, translating to MTAFDVFERIADGLAMPDETRVLLGLAPVHPSGLDHLGPIGRAEMLAAYRSQADATPEIRKAASTARTIEILAVRGLGIIGMNDSLLRATVALNRPVFRALLLDPDSTAAERRAAEVGESHESFASGVSLCVARLRELRGQTGAQVEVYFYDMLPTWRVLALDNVQFVSAFGEEHEGHTSPMYKIAASAHGALHRGFRRFTDELRAQSRQVI from the coding sequence GTGACCGCGTTCGACGTATTCGAGCGCATCGCCGACGGCCTCGCCATGCCCGACGAGACTCGCGTATTGCTCGGGCTCGCCCCGGTGCATCCGTCCGGACTCGACCATCTCGGACCGATCGGACGGGCTGAGATGCTCGCCGCCTACCGGTCGCAGGCCGACGCCACACCGGAGATCAGGAAGGCCGCCTCGACAGCCCGGACGATCGAAATCCTCGCGGTGCGCGGGCTCGGCATCATCGGCATGAACGACTCGCTTCTCCGCGCCACCGTCGCCCTGAACCGTCCCGTGTTCCGGGCGTTGCTCCTGGACCCGGACAGCACGGCCGCCGAGCGTCGCGCCGCAGAGGTCGGCGAGTCGCACGAGTCGTTCGCCTCCGGCGTCAGCTTGTGCGTCGCTCGGCTCCGAGAGTTGCGCGGGCAAACCGGCGCTCAGGTCGAGGTGTACTTCTACGACATGTTGCCAACGTGGCGGGTGCTGGCACTCGACAATGTGCAGTTCGTGTCCGCGTTCGGGGAAGAACACGAGGGGCATACCTCACCGATGTACAAGATCGCCGCGTCGGCGCATGGCGCGCTGCACCGTGGGTTCCGTAGGTTCACCGACGAGCTACGGGCACAGTCCCGGCAGGTGATCTAG